From Rhodamnia argentea isolate NSW1041297 chromosome 10, ASM2092103v1, whole genome shotgun sequence, a single genomic window includes:
- the LOC115742006 gene encoding pentatricopeptide repeat-containing protein At5g39680 codes for MFRGNLVRLLTLRFEAVSMTSRASKNLHTPTKYAPFLFQGHHRDSIIAYPTKLLKLSADSENLRIGKMIHAQLIASNENSRDGIVEANSLINLYSKCGQILSARKLFDDMCERNEVSWGALMAGYLRSGFPSEVIQLFKSMLSLDRVPPNEYILATVFSSCSDYRRVDEGKQCHGYVVKSGLEFHQYVKNALLNMYLRCWDVKAGIVVLDTLPGYDIFTYNLVLNGLMENGNLMDALGVLARMVAGRAAWDGATYSTALGLCASLKDLKLGLSLHCRMLKSRVDCDDFFCSTLIDMYGKCGKVMSASKVFSILQIRNVVTWTAVMTAHFQNGFFEEALNHLPEMENECVLPNDYTFVVLLNCCAALSALRHGYLLHALVQKSGFKNHTNVGNALINMYSKSGNIEASYEVFSNMVHRDFATWNSMICGYSQHGLGREALSVFGEMMAARELPSYVTFVGVLSACAHLGLEQEALFYLNHLMRHYGIEPGVEHYTCIIRLLTKVGSLDKAENFMKSTPVQWDTVAWRTLLNACHVHRQYGLGQRIADIVIRMDATDVGTYILASNMYAKAKRWDGVVNIRKLMRERSIKKEPGVCWIEIKDTTHVFVSDDHSHPEYLKIYEKVGELLAKIKEVGYVPAIAGVLHDVEDEQKEEYLSYHSEKLAIAYGLLKTPSAAPLRVIKNLRICDDCHSAVKLIAKVTKRVIIVRDVNRFHQFREGFCSCGDHW; via the coding sequence ATGTTCAGGGGTAATCTAGTCCGTCTACTAACTCTGAGGTTCGAAGCCGTGTCCATGACTTCCAGAGCCTCGAAGAACCTTCACACGCCTACCAAGTACGCTCCGTTTCTGTTCCAAGGACATCACAGGGACTCGATCATCGCATACCCCACGAAGCTCTTGAAGTTATCCGCTGATTCGGAGAACTTAAGGATTGGCAAAATGATTCACGCGCAGCTGATCGCATCCAACGAAAATTCCCGAGATGGTATCGTGGAGGCTAACTCTCTGATCAATCTGTACTCAAAGTGTGGTCAAATATTGAGTGCACGGAAGCTGTTTGACGACATGTGCGAGAGAAATGAAGTCTCTTGGGGGGCTCTGATGGCGGGATACTTACGCAGTGGGTTCCCTTCCGAAGTTATACAATTGTTCAAGTCTATGCTGTCCTTGGACCGTGTGCCCCCAAACGAGTATATCCTTGCTacagttttttcttcttgttcagaTTACAGAAGAGTCGATGAAGGCAAGCAATGTCATGGGTATGTGGTCAAGTCTGGGTTAGAGTTTCATCAGTACGTGAAGAATGCACTTCTTAACATGTACTTGAGGTGCTGGGATGTGAAGGCGGGAATTGTGGTTTTGGACACATTGCCTGGATATGATATTTTCACATATAACTTGGTTTTGAATGGACTTATGGAAAATGGGAATTTAATGGACGCTTTGGGTGTTTTGGCTAGAATGGTGGCCGGTCGTGCAGCCTGGGATGGAGCTACCTACTCTACTGCTCTTGGGCTCTGTGCTTCTCTCAAAGATTTGAAACTGGGTTTGTCGCTTCACTGCCGGATGTTGAAGAGTCGAGTTGATTGTGATGACTTCTTTTGCAGTACACTGATTGACATGTACGGTAAATGTGGCAAGGTTATGAGCGCAAGCAAGGTCTTTAGTATTTTGCAGATTCGTAATGTTGTGACATGGACTGCAGTGATGACTGCTCACTTTCAAAATGGATTCTTTGAGGAAGCACTTAATCACTTGCCGGAAATGGAGAATGAATGTGTTCTACCAAATGATTACACCTTTGTTGTTTTATTAAACTGCTGCGCAGCTTTATCTGCACTAAGGCATGGGTATCTTTTGCATGCGTTAGTGCAGAAGTCAGGTTTTAAAAACCACACTAACGTTGGGAATGCTTTAATTAATATGTATTCCAAGAGCGGCAACATAGAAGCCTCATATGAAGTTTTCTCAAATATGGTGCATCGAGACTTTGCTACTTGGAATTCAATGATATGTGGATACTCCCAACATGGGCTTGGAAGGGAAGCTTTATCAGTTTTTGGAGAAATGATGGCTGCAAGGGAGCTTCCTAGCTACGTTACTTTTGTGGGAGTTTTATCTGCTTGCGCTCACTTGGGTCTTGAGCAGGAAGCACTTTTTTATTTGAACCATCTGATGAGACATTATGGGATAGAACCTGGAGTAGAGCACTATACCTGCATCATTAGGCTTCTGACCAAGGTTGGTTCACTTGACAaagctgaaaattttatgaaGTCTACACCTGTACAGTGGGATACTGTGGCCTGGCGCACATTGCTCAATGCTTGCCATGTCCATCGGCAATATGGGTTAGGCCAGCGTATTGCAGATATTGTCATTAGAATGGATGCTACTGATGTTGGGACATACATACTTGCTTCTAATATGTATGCCAAGGCAAAGAGGTGGGATGGGGTGGTGAACATACGGAAGCTGATGAGAGAGAGGAGTATCAAGAAAGAGCCGGGGGTCTGCTGGATAGAAATTAAAGACACAACACATGTATTTGTTTCGGATGACCATTCCCACCCTGAGTATTTAAAGATATATGAGAAAGTTGGGGAACTGTTGGCCAAGATCAAAGAGGTGGGTTATGTACCGGCTATTGCCGGTGTTTTGCATGATGTGGAAgatgaacaaaaagaagaatatctcaGTTATCACAGTGAAAAATTGGCCATAGCATACGGTCTCTTGAAAACACCATCAGCAG